A window of Sulfobacillus thermosulfidooxidans contains these coding sequences:
- a CDS encoding non-canonical purine NTP pyrophosphatase, translating to MDRVHPPIILASHNPGKLQEFRRLFASTNIRLILDDFGGKEIVEETGTTYRENAELKARAVARRTGHWALADDSGVEVDALGGQPGIHSARFVSDNSWENTREILLRLLDVPWPQRTARMRAVLCLASPDGLVFFAEGVVEGRILTWPKGQAGFGVDPIFSIDGESSFAQWSQELKDRVSHRGMAVQGIIPIIQQVMAL from the coding sequence TTGGATAGGGTTCACCCGCCTATTATTTTAGCTTCGCATAATCCGGGAAAGTTACAAGAATTTCGTCGATTATTTGCGTCCACCAATATTCGTTTGATTTTAGACGATTTTGGCGGCAAGGAAATTGTTGAGGAAACCGGGACAACGTACCGTGAAAATGCTGAACTGAAAGCACGGGCGGTTGCAAGGCGAACAGGGCACTGGGCTTTGGCCGACGACTCTGGTGTAGAAGTCGATGCCTTAGGAGGTCAGCCAGGAATTCATTCCGCCCGTTTTGTGAGTGACAATAGTTGGGAAAATACGCGCGAAATTTTGTTGAGATTACTTGATGTGCCCTGGCCTCAACGGACGGCTCGGATGCGGGCGGTTCTCTGTTTGGCGTCTCCTGATGGTTTGGTATTTTTTGCAGAAGGAGTGGTTGAAGGCCGAATATTGACATGGCCGAAAGGGCAAGCAGGATTTGGAGTCGATCCTATTTTCAGCATCGACGGAGAAAGTTCATTTGCCCAGTGGAGTCAGGAACTCAAAGACCGAGTATCCCACCGAGGTATGGCCGTTCAAGGGATTATTCCCATTATCCAACAGGTGATGGCTCTTTAA
- the rph gene encoding ribonuclease PH codes for MRQDGRSNDAIRPVDFQLGFNAWAEGSCLISVGNTRVLVTATVEDKVPPFVRGSGQGWVSAEYGMLPRATHERTMREAARGRQQGRTIEIQRLIGRSLRAILNLKALGEKSILLDCDVIQADGGTRTAAITAGFMALTQALTKIHKTSAFTTKPLKDWMAAISVGLHGEDVYLDLNYHEDSQIGVDMNVVMTSKHQLIEIQGTAEHGLFSRAQLDLLLDFVEPAIDELIALEKSVLPEGALLIG; via the coding sequence TTGCGTCAAGATGGGCGAAGTAATGATGCGATTCGTCCTGTAGATTTTCAATTGGGTTTCAATGCCTGGGCTGAAGGATCGTGTCTAATTTCTGTTGGCAATACACGCGTTTTAGTCACAGCAACGGTTGAAGACAAAGTTCCTCCATTTGTTCGTGGAAGCGGTCAAGGTTGGGTATCGGCAGAATATGGGATGCTACCCCGGGCGACTCATGAACGCACGATGCGTGAGGCTGCCAGAGGACGTCAACAAGGTCGAACGATTGAGATTCAACGTCTGATTGGTCGTTCTTTACGGGCTATACTCAATCTTAAGGCCTTAGGCGAAAAAAGTATTTTGTTGGATTGTGACGTCATTCAAGCGGACGGAGGAACGCGCACGGCGGCGATTACAGCGGGATTTATGGCGTTAACACAAGCGTTGACGAAAATTCATAAAACGTCGGCCTTCACCACCAAACCGCTGAAAGATTGGATGGCTGCGATAAGCGTCGGTTTGCATGGTGAGGACGTGTATCTCGATCTCAATTACCATGAAGATTCCCAAATTGGTGTGGACATGAATGTTGTCATGACCAGCAAACATCAGTTAATCGAGATTCAAGGAACAGCCGAGCATGGTCTTTTCTCGCGAGCCCAGTTAGACTTGTTGCTCGACTTTGTTGAGCCGGCTATTGATGAATTAATTGCTTTAGAGAAATCGGTTTTGCCAGAAGGAGCGTTGTTAATTGGATAG
- the smpB gene encoding SsrA-binding protein SmpB, translating into MARNEKPIAENRKARHDYFIDEVIEAGMVLTGTEVKSLRAGRVNLRDSFARFDKGELFLFNCHIAPYEYGNRYNHDPYRSRKLLVHRKQLRELAARVQQDGMTLIPVRMYFDKHGRAKLALGVARGKKNYDKRQSIAQRDANRRIERALKQRV; encoded by the coding sequence ATGGCGAGAAATGAAAAACCCATTGCCGAGAACCGAAAGGCTCGTCACGATTATTTTATTGACGAGGTTATCGAAGCTGGAATGGTGTTAACAGGCACGGAAGTCAAATCGTTGCGTGCAGGACGTGTCAATTTACGGGACAGTTTCGCGCGATTTGACAAAGGGGAACTGTTTCTATTTAATTGCCACATTGCACCATATGAGTACGGTAACCGCTATAATCATGATCCGTACCGGAGTCGGAAGCTGTTAGTGCACCGCAAGCAGTTGCGGGAACTGGCAGCTCGTGTCCAACAAGACGGGATGACTTTAATCCCTGTCCGGATGTATTTTGATAAACACGGACGCGCAAAATTGGCGCTCGGAGTAGCCCGTGGTAAGAAGAATTATGATAAGCGGCAGTCGATAGCACAACGTGACGCGAATCGGCGGATTGAACGAGCGCTTAAACAACGGGTATAA
- the rnr gene encoding ribonuclease R yields MPKKKKIVHPRARHSLSPKAYGAHADPKRLPERLFSILANGQPILEEQLLKKLNKGRSPDKSLFRIYAQYRKEGWLVRTESGHISILVRPGHLRINPRGFGFVMNSEYPQDDIFVPARWFQGARHDDEVLVWYRKTPDGLEGRVMDVLSRATTQVTGRLDRNRMGWRVIPDDPRKPEVEVVVPKHEKVRPGDMVQATITEWPLDPRRSVRGELTKNLGNPFTPGVDVSVVALEHHLPLEFPPAVIKAAELLPAKVRPEDYEGRLDLTDELIVTIDGADAKDLDDAISVKALEHGLFEVGVHIADVSYYVEENSPLDLEAMERGTSVYLVDRVIPMLPERLSNGIASLNPGIPRLTVSAIMTMDATGEVQHVEFHRSVIRSKFRLTYEGVNALLADQQDDVHHLRPFLETALTVRNILRNRRIARGAIDFDVPESKVILDANGFPVDVVLRERGLAESIIEELMLLANEVVAREMIDKNLPGLFRVHEPPGERMEQFREMIGALGYRLPEALTPKHLQDLINRVQDKPEERVVNTALLRAMKQARYQSENTGHFGLAADEYTHFTSPIRRYPDLWVHRVLTAYLEGRLDEETLSRWRSKVSMVGEVASLREREAMDAERDSVALKEAQFMADKLGEQYDAVISGVTNFGLFVELPNLIEGLVRLEDLPSDYWVFDPVRYRLKGQRTGREYQLGQTVRAEVIRVDVAMKRIDFRLVQENESRAKPKRRQKV; encoded by the coding sequence ATGCCCAAGAAAAAGAAAATCGTGCATCCCAGGGCGCGCCATTCTCTGAGCCCAAAGGCGTATGGTGCGCATGCGGATCCCAAACGGTTGCCGGAAAGACTTTTTTCGATTTTGGCTAATGGACAACCTATCTTAGAAGAGCAGTTATTGAAAAAACTCAATAAAGGCCGCAGCCCTGACAAGTCGCTCTTCCGGATTTATGCGCAATATCGCAAGGAAGGTTGGCTCGTGCGCACAGAAAGTGGTCATATCAGCATATTAGTTCGTCCGGGTCATTTGCGTATTAATCCTCGGGGATTTGGATTTGTGATGAATTCCGAATATCCGCAAGACGACATTTTTGTTCCTGCCCGTTGGTTTCAAGGAGCCCGGCATGATGATGAAGTGCTCGTTTGGTACCGTAAAACCCCTGACGGGCTGGAAGGGCGCGTGATGGATGTCTTGTCGCGGGCGACAACCCAAGTCACAGGTCGATTAGATCGAAACCGTATGGGGTGGCGGGTGATTCCGGATGATCCGCGTAAACCCGAAGTGGAAGTCGTGGTCCCGAAACACGAAAAGGTGCGACCCGGAGATATGGTTCAAGCTACCATTACGGAGTGGCCATTAGACCCCAGGCGATCGGTCCGTGGTGAGCTGACGAAAAATTTGGGAAACCCGTTTACGCCCGGAGTGGATGTGTCGGTGGTGGCGCTCGAACACCACTTACCATTGGAATTTCCTCCTGCCGTCATCAAAGCCGCCGAATTACTGCCTGCTAAAGTGCGACCAGAAGATTATGAAGGACGCCTGGATTTAACGGACGAACTGATTGTCACTATCGATGGGGCGGATGCCAAAGACTTAGATGATGCGATATCGGTCAAGGCCTTAGAGCACGGTTTGTTTGAAGTGGGAGTGCATATTGCCGATGTGAGTTATTATGTGGAAGAAAATTCGCCGTTGGACCTTGAGGCTATGGAACGTGGCACGAGTGTGTATTTAGTTGACCGGGTCATTCCGATGTTGCCTGAACGTTTATCCAATGGCATAGCCAGTTTAAATCCGGGTATCCCCCGCTTAACTGTGTCAGCCATTATGACAATGGATGCTACGGGAGAGGTGCAGCATGTCGAATTCCACCGTTCGGTCATTCGATCGAAATTCCGTCTCACCTATGAAGGGGTGAATGCCCTCTTAGCCGATCAACAAGATGATGTTCATCACTTGCGACCATTTTTAGAAACTGCTCTGACTGTACGCAATATTCTGCGGAACCGCCGCATCGCCCGAGGAGCGATTGATTTTGATGTGCCCGAATCGAAAGTGATTTTGGATGCGAATGGTTTTCCCGTTGACGTTGTGCTCCGAGAGCGTGGTTTAGCGGAAAGTATTATCGAAGAATTGATGTTGTTGGCTAATGAAGTGGTGGCCCGAGAAATGATTGACAAAAACCTCCCGGGACTTTTTCGGGTCCATGAACCGCCAGGAGAACGTATGGAACAATTCCGGGAAATGATTGGAGCCCTCGGCTACCGGTTGCCGGAAGCTCTTACTCCTAAACATTTACAAGATTTGATTAACCGGGTTCAGGATAAACCGGAAGAACGTGTAGTCAATACGGCGTTATTGCGCGCGATGAAGCAGGCACGTTACCAGAGCGAAAATACCGGGCATTTTGGGCTGGCTGCTGATGAATATACTCATTTTACCTCTCCGATACGCCGATATCCCGATTTATGGGTTCACCGCGTGCTTACGGCGTATTTGGAAGGACGACTGGACGAAGAGACACTTTCCCGTTGGCGCTCAAAAGTCAGTATGGTGGGAGAGGTCGCTTCGTTGCGCGAACGCGAAGCCATGGATGCCGAGCGCGATTCGGTGGCATTGAAAGAAGCCCAGTTCATGGCTGATAAATTGGGAGAGCAATATGATGCGGTAATCTCTGGGGTGACCAATTTTGGACTGTTTGTGGAATTGCCCAATTTGATTGAGGGCTTGGTGCGACTTGAGGATCTGCCCTCTGATTACTGGGTGTTTGATCCTGTTCGCTACCGGCTCAAAGGTCAACGGACAGGCCGGGAATATCAACTCGGACAGACTGTGCGAGCTGAAGTTATTCGTGTCGACGTGGCGATGAAACGCATCGATTTTCGCTTGGTCCAAGAAAATGAAAGTCGGGCCAAACCAAAGCGCCGACAAAAAGTTTAA
- the secG gene encoding preprotein translocase subunit SecG has translation MITLLAILEVVLSVAVIGSIILQTGYSAGISGAFGGGGPSPYTGKKQGVDQLLEKIALYLSIALAIVTLLMVHYWR, from the coding sequence GTGATAACCTTATTGGCGATTTTAGAAGTGGTCTTATCAGTGGCTGTAATTGGTTCGATTATTTTGCAAACTGGTTATAGTGCGGGAATTTCCGGAGCTTTTGGCGGAGGCGGACCGTCGCCTTATACGGGTAAAAAACAAGGAGTTGATCAACTTCTTGAAAAAATTGCCCTGTATCTTTCTATTGCTCTAGCCATTGTTACCCTGTTAATGGTTCATTATTGGCGGTAG
- a CDS encoding MFS transporter, whose protein sequence is MQLEQDLDALNMTRFHYRLITVAGLGTLFDSLDVGIISFVLAALIGAWHLSNVMVGVVASISLVGMAIGAALAGTVADRLGRRKIFMLTLAIYSIATGLSAAALAVWMLVLFRFIVGIGLGGELPVTSTMVTEFLPRKDRGRGIVLLESFWAVGWLIAALVSYLLIPRYGWRMGFLFGMLPALYILYLRRHIPESPRFLLRTGRVQEAQRVMSVVAGHEVAATMHVPVKARTKGSVLDLFRHGQSSKTIMLWILWMGMNFAYYGMFLWLPSVLVTHGYSLVDSLKYTLIVTIVQLPGYLSAGFLVDRLGRKPVLVFYILMSAVSAYLFGHAHGVEQVLIFGSMLSFFNLGAWGVTYAYTVEQYPTMNRGTGAGWAMGIGRIGGIIGPTIVGVLLAMKLGLVSIFGVFAAALFIAALTVMILGKETKGKSLEIVNAPEG, encoded by the coding sequence ATGCAACTAGAACAAGATCTTGATGCGTTAAATATGACGCGATTTCATTACCGGCTTATCACTGTGGCCGGATTAGGAACCTTATTCGACTCATTGGATGTTGGGATTATTTCGTTTGTCTTAGCGGCATTGATTGGGGCTTGGCATTTAAGCAATGTGATGGTGGGCGTCGTCGCCTCGATCAGCTTGGTTGGAATGGCCATTGGTGCGGCTTTGGCTGGAACTGTAGCCGACCGCTTAGGACGACGAAAAATCTTTATGTTGACCCTGGCGATTTATAGTATTGCCACGGGGCTTTCCGCGGCCGCCTTGGCGGTGTGGATGTTAGTTCTCTTTCGCTTTATCGTGGGCATTGGTCTCGGAGGCGAGTTGCCTGTCACGAGCACCATGGTGACGGAATTTTTACCACGAAAAGACCGTGGCCGCGGGATTGTCTTATTAGAAAGTTTTTGGGCTGTCGGATGGCTGATTGCGGCGTTAGTCTCGTATTTATTGATTCCCCGATACGGATGGCGGATGGGCTTTCTCTTTGGTATGTTACCGGCTTTGTATATTTTATATTTGCGCCGGCATATTCCCGAATCACCGCGATTTCTATTGCGCACGGGAAGAGTGCAAGAGGCCCAGCGCGTGATGAGTGTGGTGGCAGGGCATGAAGTTGCTGCGACTATGCACGTCCCGGTTAAAGCGAGAACGAAAGGGAGTGTTCTTGATCTTTTTCGCCATGGGCAAAGCTCCAAAACCATTATGCTGTGGATTTTGTGGATGGGAATGAACTTCGCCTATTACGGAATGTTCTTGTGGTTGCCATCGGTTTTGGTCACTCATGGCTATTCCTTGGTGGATTCGTTGAAATATACGTTGATTGTCACCATTGTTCAATTGCCCGGATATTTGTCAGCAGGATTTCTGGTGGACCGTCTCGGCCGCAAACCGGTTCTGGTGTTCTATATTCTTATGTCAGCGGTATCCGCCTATCTCTTTGGCCATGCCCATGGAGTCGAACAGGTTTTAATATTCGGTTCGATGCTATCCTTTTTTAATTTGGGAGCATGGGGTGTTACCTATGCGTATACGGTTGAACAATATCCCACCATGAACCGGGGAACAGGTGCCGGATGGGCCATGGGCATTGGGCGCATTGGCGGCATCATCGGGCCGACGATTGTCGGCGTGTTGCTCGCTATGAAATTGGGTCTGGTGTCAATCTTCGGTGTGTTTGCCGCAGCCTTATTCATTGCGGCATTAACCGTGATGATTTTAGGCAAAGAGACCAAAGGCAAATCGCTAGAGATTGTCAATGCGCCTGAAGGTTAA
- a CDS encoding HAD family hydrolase, whose product MNLELRQVGDGVFATNRAAMQAEVADVIVFDMDGVLIDVHASYPIVICQTVTHYLREKGFVGQGLAVTPEETAYFKAAGGFNSDWALAQGIVLVFLVKSVMAGSRDFEGLRHLAPDFLSLSRAVAQQGGGLNGLARALETLVDEKDFETITQSWDRTRITRLAMEYYAGDEAAQVFGIPNDTVKGQGLMHAERPLVSREDLLKSPFRYGLYTGRNLGETQTAIRIAGLEGIWSEDAMITEDRGIHKPDPQGLVAIAQSLSPRLMIYVGDNLDDWQAAARYEAERSLDDPPCLFCGMLGGSPGPLAYALFQDRGVDLMAHSVKQLLAWLTHRRQRTD is encoded by the coding sequence TTGAATTTAGAGCTGCGACAAGTGGGAGATGGCGTTTTTGCGACCAACCGGGCGGCCATGCAGGCGGAAGTTGCCGATGTCATTGTCTTTGATATGGACGGGGTTTTAATTGATGTCCATGCGTCCTATCCGATTGTCATCTGTCAGACCGTAACCCATTACCTAAGAGAGAAAGGTTTTGTGGGACAAGGACTCGCCGTCACGCCAGAAGAGACCGCCTATTTCAAAGCGGCTGGAGGCTTTAATAGTGACTGGGCGTTGGCTCAAGGTATTGTGCTGGTCTTTTTGGTGAAGTCGGTAATGGCGGGCAGTCGGGATTTTGAGGGCCTACGCCATCTTGCTCCAGACTTTTTAAGCCTCTCACGTGCCGTGGCACAACAAGGTGGCGGGTTGAACGGGCTTGCACGGGCTCTCGAAACGTTGGTGGATGAAAAAGATTTTGAGACCATTACACAGTCCTGGGACCGTACACGGATCACTCGTCTCGCGATGGAGTATTATGCGGGGGACGAAGCGGCCCAAGTTTTTGGAATTCCCAATGATACCGTCAAAGGTCAAGGGCTTATGCATGCGGAACGGCCACTTGTAAGTCGGGAAGATCTATTAAAATCTCCTTTCCGTTATGGATTATATACAGGGCGAAATCTCGGAGAAACCCAGACTGCGATCCGTATTGCCGGACTGGAAGGGATTTGGAGCGAGGATGCGATGATTACCGAAGATCGCGGCATACATAAACCCGATCCCCAAGGACTTGTGGCCATCGCGCAAAGTTTGTCGCCCCGTTTGATGATATATGTGGGAGACAATTTAGATGATTGGCAGGCTGCAGCCCGCTATGAAGCGGAGCGGTCCTTAGATGATCCTCCTTGCCTCTTTTGCGGAATGTTGGGAGGTTCCCCAGGACCTCTGGCCTACGCTTTATTCCAAGATCGGGGCGTTGATCTGATGGCACATAGCGTGAAGCAATTGCTTGCTTGGTTAACCCACCGACGGCAACGCACAGATTAA
- the eno gene encoding phosphopyruvate hydratase, with the protein MRESISKIQAMEILDSRGNPTVEVYLELEDGTAVVSRVPSGASTGAHEAVELRDNDPSRYGGKGVSLAVKNVNEVIAPAFLGLPVTDQKTMDQRLVELDGDPQKARLGANAILGVSLAILQAGAKVHNQPLYRYIGGLGAALLPVPLLNVLNGGAHADNNVDIQEFMLVPVGAATFREAMRMAQETYQMLKKILQEKNLRTAVGDEGGFAPDLQSNREALDLLLLAMERAGLKPGQDMVLALDVAATEIKQDEGYIFEGTLKTGTELIDYYHQLIRDYPIISIEDGLAEDDWDHWQLLTERLGDQVQLVGDDLFVTNTQRIQRGIEEGCSNAVLIKLNQIGTVTETLDAIRLTHRAGWNAIVSHRSGETEDTTIADLAVAINGSQIKTGAPARGERIAKYNRLLTIEQTDPGLEYAGWEAFRR; encoded by the coding sequence ATGAGAGAAAGCATAAGCAAAATACAAGCGATGGAAATTTTGGACTCGCGGGGTAATCCGACCGTGGAAGTCTACTTGGAACTCGAAGACGGGACGGCTGTGGTCTCCCGTGTTCCTTCTGGTGCCTCAACTGGCGCTCATGAAGCGGTAGAATTGCGGGATAATGATCCCTCACGGTATGGGGGCAAAGGTGTCAGTCTAGCGGTGAAAAATGTCAACGAGGTGATTGCGCCCGCGTTTTTAGGGTTGCCCGTGACAGACCAAAAGACAATGGATCAGCGACTTGTGGAACTGGATGGAGATCCCCAAAAAGCTCGATTGGGCGCCAATGCGATTTTAGGTGTATCGCTGGCGATTTTGCAAGCGGGGGCTAAAGTCCATAACCAGCCACTCTATCGCTATATCGGTGGGCTTGGGGCTGCGTTGCTGCCTGTGCCGTTATTGAATGTCTTAAATGGCGGGGCCCATGCGGATAATAATGTTGACATTCAGGAATTTATGTTGGTGCCGGTAGGGGCTGCGACGTTCAGAGAAGCGATGCGCATGGCTCAAGAAACCTATCAAATGCTTAAAAAGATTTTGCAAGAGAAAAATCTCCGTACAGCGGTCGGCGATGAAGGTGGATTTGCGCCTGACCTACAGTCCAACCGGGAGGCCCTTGATTTGCTCTTGCTGGCGATGGAACGTGCAGGATTAAAACCGGGTCAAGACATGGTCTTGGCCCTGGACGTCGCCGCCACAGAAATTAAGCAAGATGAGGGATATATTTTCGAAGGCACCCTCAAAACCGGTACGGAACTCATTGATTATTATCATCAATTGATCCGCGACTATCCCATTATTTCTATTGAAGATGGTTTGGCAGAAGATGATTGGGATCACTGGCAACTCTTAACGGAGCGACTGGGCGATCAGGTTCAACTGGTGGGGGATGACTTATTCGTGACCAATACCCAGCGTATTCAGCGAGGAATCGAAGAAGGTTGTTCCAATGCGGTCTTGATTAAATTGAACCAAATCGGTACGGTCACCGAAACCTTAGACGCTATTCGCTTGACGCACCGCGCTGGGTGGAATGCGATTGTGTCACACCGTTCAGGAGAAACGGAGGACACCACGATTGCAGACTTAGCCGTCGCCATCAACGGGAGTCAAATTAAAACCGGAGCACCTGCACGGGGTGAACGGATTGCTAAATATAACCGGTTACTAACGATTGAACAGACTGATCCCGGATTAGAATATGCCGGATGGGAGGCCTTTCGCCGTTGA